The nucleotide sequence GTTGCATACTGCAAGTGCATCTTCCTCCACCTGACTTAAACCTTTTGTGAGCCAGCTCTAAATCTAGAAAGTAATTCTAGTGAAACCATCCAAAAGAGTTAATCATCTCTAAATCACACCACATTTGTTTCCACGGTAAAGGtgtgaaggagaaaagagggttttctagtgtgtgtgtgtgtgtgtgtgtgtgtgtgtgtgtgtgtgtgtgtgtgtgtgtaggtcagcaTCCATTTGCTACCTATTTGTGAAAACCTCTTACTTGGCCTCCAGGGCCATGCCCTCCATGCCCCCAGGAGGAAAGCTTGTCTAACTGGACCATGACATCAGTTTGAACAGCTTACTCCCTACAGTATTTGGCTGACTCATTCGGTATCAGCCCTCGGGGTACGGCTGGCTACTTCCGTCTAGGAACAACAGCAACACCTTGCCTCCATAGTCTTCCACTGATTCATGGCTACCAGCACCTTCACTTCCGTTGCCTGACCTGGTTCTTAAACCCTATAAAAACTGTTCTGGTGATGGTAGGCAAGAAAAACCTGGATATCTGTGCTTAGGGTCTCAGACACGTAGCCCGTGTCCCTCTAGACTGTGTTAATTTCCCCACCGATGAATTTGTTCCCAGTTTATTCTCTCGGGAATGTAAAAGGGTTTCCATTTGCAAGATGCCCAAGAGAAGTCATTAGCATACGCCCAGGCTTCTCAAATTCTCAGGAACTCTCAGAAAAATTTCTTGCATTTTCAGAAATGTGAAAACATGTTAGAGGAACACAGACATTGTtcaatgtgtgtgcacacatgcacaaacgtGTGCTGCTACTAATGATAATTAAGTAGAAACACTCATGTTAATTACAAACCATCTTTCTGCAACTGGCCTTAGCTGGTGTTTCTAACTACCTTCCTCTGCATTCTGTGTGTCCTCCACTTACAGACAGCAACTGGGCAGGGTTGGGTTCTTTTTCTGGAGAAATGGACCACATCTTCCTTCCCGAAGGGCCCTTTGTCATCCTGCCTGGGTTAAACTGCTGTTCTTTCTCATTGACTCTAATTGAAGGACATGGTAATAACCAGAGACACCCTAAATGATCTCCTGCACCCCAGAAACAACTTCACTTCCATTGTGGAGAAACAATTAAATCACCCCTTACCCCTCGGCCCCCATCCTGCCATTCTGTATTAATCACTCCTCCCAATACTATTATTCCTTTTTAGGCTATTAGTTTAGGAGCATAAGAATCCCAATGTGGCCAGGAGAAACtctgagcttccagttcaatgAAATGTTTGTTGTGTCTTCAAGCAGGAGCTCTGTCCCTTCTGGAACCCAAACTTCTAGGCCAGCAGAACTTTTGGTAATTGCAAGCAAGAATTTTCCTAGGCCACTAGGGGCGCTAGTGAGTCGAATCAAGTTCCGACGAATCCCGGCTATGGGAGAAATATGGTGCATTTTCCTTTGACCATGTTATTCCCCTCCTGAAGCCCAGTGCAAAGTCCTTATGCTCTCAGGACCTCACTCTCCTTCTGTGACACATGCAACTTAGCCTGCAATGTTGGTGACCCCTAGAGGCTGCACAAGGAAGAGGGCAAGTGACTCCGGGTGACCACCAGGACAGTCTACCTTCCCCTCTCAGCCTAGAGAGCTGGGACAGAGGTTCTGGGGGTTATTTCAGGGTGTGCAGGCTAGCGAGTTTGAGGCAGTCCAATGCTAAACCGTCCTTTGTACTAAGATTGCCTGTTGCGGGGCATGAAAAAAGGCGCCCTGCCTCTTCTTTTAAGTGGCTCTCAGATTCCTAACAATCCAAGGATTGTACGAAAGAATCAAACCCCAGGAGCCATCTAGTCCATCCGCAGCCTCAGCACTTCagggggagtgtgggagaagCAGCACCCGCTCGGCGATTCCAGAGTAGGTGCTCAGACTGCTCCCTGATCACAAGAGTGTTTCCAGCAGGAAACAGCTGAGGAGACAAGACAGGGAAGGGGGGACCAGAGAGGAAAGCTGccgagaggcagagtcagagctaggcattagccaggcatggtgagaAAGGGGGATGGGGAGGCAAAGCAGTAAATAGTCAGTTGTAacctggggaggcaaaggcaggaaacaGCCAGTTGAAACCGTGAAAGCAGAGGGAGAGTCAGAAAGTAACTGAACTGTGAGGTTAAGAACAAGCAGCGAAGCTGGGAGTGTAGGGAGAGGACAGGTAAGGGCTGAGTGAGAAGCAGTCTGAGAGAGATTTAGGAGACGggtatgggaagaggaaaaacagagaggacaaactggagagggaaagggcAGGCGTGTGGATGGTCTGGAGAAGGAGGCAGATGACAGTGAGATGGCCAGATGCCACTTGTTCTTTAACTGGTCGTCTTCTGAGGGCCAGGTCATCTGAGATTGCCTCACGATGGGTGACTAGTACAGACTCTGGGCACAACCTAGAGCCTGGAAGGATCTTAGGGTGCAGAGGGTACTGCCTATTTTCCAGGGCTGGGTTTCCTAGCTTTCCAGACTCATTGCTCGTGCAGACTGTTCACACatgagtgatttttttcccaatttaACGCTTTATTTTGGGTTTACCCTGCCTGGAATTGGTGAGCCCAAGAAGCTTTAGCACTTCTTGATGTTAATACTCACTTTGCTTTGGCTTACAGATACAAAAGGGAATGTTATCCAAACCACTCCAAGATACCAGCCAACCCCTCTCACCTGTATACTTCCTAATCTGAATGCAAATATTGAGAATGGTCTAACTCATGATGCACGGCCCTAGCAACACTGGGCAAATTCTCTGCTTCATTTGACTTCTGGGgctgtacatttaaaaaaaaaaagaaaaagaaaaaaaagaaaattaaagaaagaaagaaaaaaaaataaaaaaccctctACTATTGACTTCTCTAACACTCCCAAAATATTAACCCTTGAAGATCCTATGGAGATCACCTGTTCTGTGCCAGGAACAGAGCTGACATCTTCCTAATAAGCAGTCTTGAAAACTGCAGCCAGAGCCCCCAACTAGATTCAGTCGCCAAACTAGATGACAAGCAGACCTTCTTAAACTTCCTCTGTAGTAGAAGGCAGAGGCTCCGAGAGTCTCTTGATCCtttccccacacagacacacaatggcCGGCACACTGCTGGGGCTCCTGGATTTTTATGTGCCTGTCCTGGGGATTCCTAACCTAGGGTTTCTTCTACTGGCCAGAGATCTGTCAGAACAATCATCGTGGCAAGCAAGAACCCTGGCCTTGGAGTCCAGATGTCTAGTCTTTGCTCCAGCTGTACAGAGCGATTGTCTGCTAATCTCTTCGGCATTCTTCACTGAACTTCTGAGGCATTATTAAATGATTTCTGAGACTGCTTTGCAGGGCTGTTTCCAGGTgtagttcccctccctcctcttctctctcatgtgtgtttgTCCCTCCCGGGTCTTTTTTTTGTCACACTAGAAGGATAGGTAGATTAGACAAAAGTGAGGTCCCCTTAAGGCCCAAGTCATCCTTTTTCTTACAAGGCTTTAGGAGatgaagggagagaaaatagTTCAGCTCCCTTAATTGCATATTTCGTTCTCACATCTGCTCCTAGACGATGGCTTTAAGTCTCATTGATCACACAACCCAGTTAAGAAAGATGGCTAGTTCAGTAGTCCGGGTACGGAGACAGGTACCCAACTATGTGTGATGCTGTGTTTACTGGCCAAGGACTGGGTATTTTCTCTGTAATTGAGTGCGCACGTATGTGACTGAACTATGGAATACACATGTCAGCACTGAGTGAAAGTAAGATTGTGTGGTCTGTGTGGCGTGGGGAATTTCATGTGCCTGCGTGGGTgcaggctttttttcttttcctttttaaaaataagccactTTAAATTGTGtcgcctcccctctcttctgtgATTGATTTTGCGAGGCTAATGGTGCGTAAAAGCACTGGTGAGATCTGGGGGCGCCTCCTTGACTGACGTCAGAGAGAGAGTTTAAAAGGGGGAGACCGTGGAGAGCTCGATAGCGGCTGAAGGAGACGCTACCCAGAGCCGTCGCTGCTGCTAAGGACCAGAGTCCGCTCACCCACCGCGTTCCAGCTCGGCTGCCTGTGGCCACGGAGATGCTGTCCTGCCGCCTCCAGTGCGCACTGGCCGCGCTCTGCATCGTCCTGGCCTTGGGCGGTGTCACCGGCGCCCCCTCGGACCCCCGACTCCGTCAGTTTCTGCAGAAGTCTCTGGCCGCTGCCGCAGGAAAACAGGTATGGAAATGCCCGGGACTCGTCTCTCTTGTGAATTCCCCACCTTCCCGGACCCTTAGCTTTGCTGAAGCCCCTGCGACAGGTGTTTGGCTAGCGCTTCTCAGAGTCGCTCAGCCCCTCAGGGAAACTTTTGAAGTGTGGGGTCCCCTCTTACTCTCTCCCGACTTGATCAGAGCTGTTGGATCATCTTACAGGTAAGTTCCTCCCTGGCGTCCAAGAAAATTCACAAACTGGGTAAGGAGGGACTGGGCTCTATCCCTGGTGCTGCCACGAGGGTTGCTGACCCAGGTCCTGAAGCGCGGTGCTAGTCCACAAAACGAGTCTGGGGCGAGGGAGTCTGCAGTCTGGCGGGGAGGTTTGCCTTTACCTGGGggatggggtaggggtgggggaccTGCAAGAATTCAGGTTCACTCTGTATCTCAGAGAAGGGAAATAGAGCTGCGCAAACGTTtggctttctatttatttataaaaccacCTTTGTTTTAATTACACCTGAGGTTTCTCTGGGTTTTAAGCCTATAGAGACAAAGCAGATTTGGGTTTTTGGAAGGCTCCCCGCCCCCATAATCTAGTGAATACATCAACCATCCGTATTATTGTGAAAACTGGATTTTGAGTGGCTATTATTTTCAaactacatttccccctttctcccattcctccttttgctcctctctctgccctatCCAGGAACTGGCCAAGTACTTCTTGGCAGAGCTGCTGTCCGAGCCCAACCAGACAGAGAATGATGCCCTGGAGCCCGAGGACTTGCCCCAGGCAGCGGAGCAGGATGAAATGAGGCTGGAGCTGCAGAGGTCTGCCAACTCGAACCCAGCCATGGCACCCCGGGAACGCAAGGCGGGCTGCAAGAACTTCTTCTGGAAGACCTTCACATCTTGCTAGCTTTAAGATGGTTGTCTCAGCCAGACCTCTGACCCTCTCTTCTAATCCCAATCTCTCTTCCTTAACCTCCATTCCCTCAAAGGACCCTCAACTAGACCCTGCATTAGAAATCGAAgactgtaaataaaaaataaaattatggtgAAATTATGAAAAAAACATGTGTTTGACTTCTTATTGAGTAAATTGTTTTGTTCAAAAATACATGATAAACTTAAGGGGTCGTTTTCATAAACACATTCTAGGTATGCATGAAAATGCTCATAAACACGCATTTCAAATTCCCTGTGGTAACAAAGGTTGGATTTTGAAAGATGGGTCACTTAAAACTTACATAACTTCAAATGTCCATACAGTGATGCATGTATCCAAATGATGGCTATTGGGAACAGCTGCCACAAACATCATTTACATATTAAAGACATTTGGAAATAGATGTTGGGTTTTCAGAATGTCTTTTAGAACTTATGGGCAGGCAGGCTGATGTACTCAGCTGGGTACTGTGGTGCTCCACAGAATACATGACGTATTTAAATCAGAGAGAAAACGATGGAGAAGAGGTGGAAGGACTTGGTTTAAACAGCTAAAACAAACTTTCGGCCTTTAGAATCTGTTTTCAGTTTGTGAACATTCAGCTCTAGAAAAGCCATTGGCTTTATATCTTCTTTGACAGTTCTCTCTGCACCTGAAGAAGGCTAGAAGATCGCCCCcattttaaaggcatgcacctaaTGTTCACAGGGGAGTTAGTTATCCCTTGTTATAAAATTAAAGCCCAGGAATTCTGTGGGTCACAAGAAAAATGTCGGGTTCCTCCACCAGATGCTGCACCGTACTAAAGGTATCCATGCTCAAAACCCTCATCACAGAATAGCGGGAGGAGCCATCTCAAGCCTTTTTGGTCCCGGCAACACAGGAGTCAGATAAAAAGCAAAATCCCaataataaataatcaataaattataactgttattattatcattaaacAACATAGTAAATGAGACTGCTCAAGATGAAGATTAGAATATTAATGATTTAACTCTTAGAGTACAGAAATAGAGGTCTTTGGAGGGAGGGGATATGCGTTTTAACCCTCACAGCCGCTGGATTAATAAACCAAATATAAAATGAGCATAAATAGAACAGTAAAAACTTACTAAAGGGGCAAATAAAGACCAAAGAGGAATTTCAGATTTTACAGGAAATATGTGAGCTCAGTAAAGCATACTTTGAGTAAGAATGTGTTTTTGTGGAGGCTAATTTCCGAGAAGCTGATCAAAAATGAGAATAGTACCTCACTCCCTTTACTGATGTCTATGAGAACAAAGCTCCCTCAGGGGGTTGGGGGCCTCATCTGTGCTGGGTGTTCAGGACGGCATCAGTGCATGTCCACTTCAAGGCTGTGTCTGTGTGGACATGACAGCCTTATGCATGTCGGCTGCCGATAAACTGCAGAGGAATAGAATCACGCTATTAAGAGAACACCGTGCCACTGTTTCCTGAGCAGTAAATAAGCCGCATGGGTACAAGGAGGTTTCAAACGTTTGCTATCATCTTTAGCTGTCAGTTTCTAACAGCAGCATGGGCATCAGCAAGAATTACCGAGTCGTGTGCCTGCACATAAACGGGGCCATTAACATTTAAATGCCGTTACTTTTGGACAACGTAACCTACCTTTGAGCTCTAATACTTTTACCTCCATAAAGAGAATCATGTTGTAAGTAAAGGGGACTCATATCCCTTCCAGTTTTCCCTGACATTTTAGGCTTTGACCATGAAAAAGGTACCTGAGGAATACTGGTCTGGTTCACTTAGAATAATGTATAAGGGATATGTGTCATGAGCCAAGGAGGAAACAGTAGGGGAAGGACACAGATTAGAATCCAGAACGGCACATGTGAAATTGCCATAATGAAAACCACTACTTTCTGTGCCAACCTAGaagttcagaagaaagaaaagtgcatAAAGGATATTATCATTCTACCTCTCTGCATTTGAACATGCTGAGGCTCGTGCCTTTTACTTTCCAAGCTCCCCCTAGGTTGGATTCTCTGGACGATTCCCTGAGTGCTGGCTGCGTCTCACTCAGCCCCAAGGCA is from Microtus pennsylvanicus isolate mMicPen1 chromosome 1, mMicPen1.hap1, whole genome shotgun sequence and encodes:
- the Sst gene encoding somatostatin; the encoded protein is MLSCRLQCALAALCIVLALGGVTGAPSDPRLRQFLQKSLAAAAGKQELAKYFLAELLSEPNQTENDALEPEDLPQAAEQDEMRLELQRSANSNPAMAPRERKAGCKNFFWKTFTSC